A stretch of the Clostridium botulinum genome encodes the following:
- a CDS encoding MraY family glycosyltransferase, producing the protein MNSIKILTLVSVLIAFILTPFMKKLAFYVKAVDIPKDKRKIHKKPIPLLGGVSIYLSFLITLLLKEGSMQKPEIGLLLGATVIVIGGLIDDLKDIKPWIKLSFQLVAAIILVVYDINIIRITNPLPTSKAFLDLGYLSIPITIFWVVGITNALNLIDGLDGLAAGVSFICSATIFIIAALNGRHEAALLTAILSGAIFGFLPYNFNPASIFMGDTGSQLLGFLLAAISLEGTIKSATAFAIAVPILAFGLPIYDTMFAMIRRKVNGKPIMQADRGHLHHRLLDMGLTQKQVVIIMYLVSAVLGGISIIAMQISTTRSYFLLTIVIIIITFAAWKYGFFKKRD; encoded by the coding sequence ATGAATAGTATAAAAATTTTAACGTTGGTTTCAGTGTTAATAGCATTTATATTAACACCTTTTATGAAAAAGCTTGCTTTTTATGTTAAAGCAGTAGATATTCCTAAAGATAAAAGAAAAATACATAAAAAGCCTATACCGTTATTAGGAGGAGTATCTATATACTTATCTTTTTTAATAACATTATTATTAAAAGAAGGAAGTATGCAAAAACCAGAGATTGGATTATTATTAGGAGCTACGGTAATAGTAATTGGTGGATTAATTGATGATTTAAAAGATATAAAACCTTGGATTAAACTATCGTTTCAATTGGTGGCAGCTATAATCTTAGTAGTATATGATATTAATATAATTAGAATAACTAATCCACTACCAACTAGTAAAGCTTTTTTGGATTTGGGATATTTATCTATACCAATAACTATATTTTGGGTTGTAGGTATTACTAATGCTTTGAACTTAATTGATGGATTAGATGGACTAGCGGCTGGAGTATCATTTATATGTTCAGCTACAATATTTATAATAGCGGCATTAAATGGAAGACATGAAGCTGCATTACTTACTGCAATTTTAAGTGGAGCCATATTTGGATTTTTACCATATAATTTTAATCCAGCATCTATTTTTATGGGAGATACAGGATCGCAATTATTAGGATTTTTACTTGCTGCTATATCCTTAGAAGGGACAATAAAATCAGCTACTGCATTTGCTATAGCGGTACCTATATTGGCATTTGGATTACCAATATATGATACTATGTTTGCAATGATTAGAAGAAAAGTTAATGGAAAACCTATAATGCAAGCAGATAGAGGTCATTTACATCATAGACTATTAGATATGGGATTAACTCAAAAACAAGTTGTTATAATAATGTATTTAGTAAGTGCTGTTTTGGGGGGGATTTCTATAATAGCTATGCAAATAAGTACAACAAGATCATATTTTTTATTAACTATAGTTATAATTATTATTACATTCGCAGCATGGAAATATGGATTTTTTAAGAAAAGAGATTAA
- the wecB gene encoding non-hydrolyzing UDP-N-acetylglucosamine 2-epimerase, whose translation MKKLKVMSVFGTRPEAIKMAPLIKELEKNSAIESKVCVTAQHREMLDQVLTLFNIVPDYDLNIMKKKQTLSSITTEVLNNLNDIFVKETPDIVLVHGDTTTTFASALAAFYNKIKVGHIEAGLRTYDKYFPFPEEMNRKLTGSIADLHFAPTSTNKDNLLREGISENNIFITGNTVIDAMNYTVDVDYKFENEYLNKIDYNKKIIMVTAHRRENWGNGIENICKALLEIKKSNDDVEIIYLVHLNPVVKDMVHRYLEGIEGMHLLAPLDTKETHNLMQKSYFIMTDSGGIQEEAPHLGKPVLVLRDVTERIEAVEAGTVKLVGVDESNIIKEANKLLKDKEEYYKMSKAINPYGDGKASKRIVDSIVDCFNKSDY comes from the coding sequence TTGAAAAAGTTAAAAGTGATGAGTGTTTTTGGAACTAGACCAGAAGCAATAAAAATGGCTCCACTTATTAAGGAGTTAGAGAAAAATAGCGCAATAGAATCAAAAGTATGTGTAACAGCACAACATAGAGAAATGTTAGATCAAGTTTTAACTCTTTTTAATATAGTACCTGACTATGATTTAAATATAATGAAGAAAAAGCAAACTTTAAGTAGTATAACAACTGAAGTATTAAATAATTTAAATGATATATTTGTGAAAGAAACACCAGATATAGTTTTAGTTCATGGTGATACTACTACTACTTTTGCATCAGCTTTAGCAGCATTTTATAATAAAATAAAGGTGGGGCATATAGAAGCTGGTTTAAGAACTTATGATAAGTATTTTCCATTTCCAGAAGAAATGAATAGAAAACTTACAGGAAGCATAGCTGATTTACATTTTGCACCTACCTCTACAAATAAAGATAATTTGTTAAGAGAAGGAATAAGTGAAAATAATATTTTTATAACAGGTAATACTGTAATTGATGCTATGAATTATACGGTTGATGTAGATTATAAATTTGAAAATGAGTATTTAAATAAAATTGATTATAATAAAAAAATAATAATGGTTACAGCTCATAGAAGAGAAAATTGGGGTAATGGTATAGAAAATATATGTAAAGCATTATTGGAAATAAAAAAATCTAATGATGATGTTGAAATAATATATTTAGTTCATTTGAATCCTGTAGTTAAGGATATGGTACATAGATATTTAGAAGGAATAGAAGGTATGCATCTATTAGCACCGTTGGATACTAAAGAAACACATAATTTAATGCAAAAAAGTTATTTCATTATGACTGATTCCGGTGGAATACAAGAGGAGGCACCTCATCTTGGAAAACCTGTACTAGTTCTTAGAGATGTAACGGAAAGAATAGAAGCTGTTGAGGCAGGTACTGTAAAGTTAGTTGGAGTAGATGAAAGTAACATAATAAAAGAAGCAAATAAGTTATTAAAAGATAAAGAAGAATATTATAAAATGAGCAAGGCTATCAATCCGTATGGAGACGGTAAGGCTTCTAAAAGAATTGTAGATAGTATAGTGGATTGCTTTAATAAGAGTGATTATTAG
- a CDS encoding acetyl-CoA C-acetyltransferase has protein sequence MKEIVIASAVRTAIGSYGGALKDVSATKLGEIVVKEALKRANVKPEQIDEVILGHVLQTAQGQNTTRQVLINSGIPKEVPGFTINKVCGSGLRAVSLAAQMIKAGDVDIVVAGGMENMSATPYTLPNARWGQRMGDGNLVDPMIKDGLWDAFNQYHMGITAENIAEQWGITREEQDAFGLRSQNLAEKAIKSGRFKDEIVPVAVKTKKGEKVVDTDEFPRFGTTAEDLAKLRPAFKKDGTVTAGNASGINDGAAALVIMSADKAKELGIKPLAKIVSYGSKGVDPSIMGYGPFGATKRALEAAGLKVEDLDLIEANEAFAAQSIAVARDLGFNMDIVNVNGGAIALGHPIGCSGARILVSLLYEMEKRNAKKGLATLCIGGGMGTSLIVER, from the coding sequence ATGAAAGAAATAGTTATTGCAAGTGCAGTCAGAACAGCTATAGGAAGTTATGGTGGAGCTTTAAAAGATGTGTCAGCTACTAAGTTGGGTGAAATCGTTGTAAAAGAAGCTTTAAAAAGAGCTAACGTTAAACCAGAACAAATTGATGAAGTAATTCTTGGACATGTATTACAAACAGCACAAGGACAAAATACAACTAGACAAGTGTTAATAAATTCAGGAATACCAAAAGAAGTTCCTGGATTTACAATAAATAAAGTTTGTGGATCAGGATTAAGAGCAGTATCATTAGCAGCTCAGATGATAAAAGCTGGAGATGTAGATATTGTTGTTGCAGGTGGTATGGAAAATATGTCAGCTACTCCGTATACACTTCCAAATGCTAGATGGGGACAAAGAATGGGAGATGGAAATTTAGTAGATCCAATGATTAAGGATGGTCTTTGGGATGCATTTAATCAGTATCATATGGGAATAACTGCTGAAAATATAGCAGAACAATGGGGAATTACTAGAGAAGAACAAGATGCATTTGGGCTAAGATCTCAAAACTTAGCTGAAAAAGCAATTAAATCAGGAAGATTTAAAGATGAAATAGTTCCTGTTGCAGTTAAAACTAAAAAAGGTGAAAAAGTAGTAGATACAGATGAATTCCCAAGATTCGGAACTACAGCGGAAGATTTAGCTAAGTTACGACCTGCATTTAAAAAGGATGGAACGGTAACAGCTGGAAATGCTTCAGGCATCAATGATGGAGCAGCTGCATTGGTTATAATGAGTGCTGATAAGGCAAAAGAATTAGGAATTAAACCATTAGCTAAAATAGTATCATATGGTTCAAAAGGTGTTGATCCAAGTATTATGGGATATGGACCTTTTGGAGCAACGAAAAGAGCGCTTGAAGCTGCTGGATTAAAAGTAGAAGATTTAGATTTAATTGAAGCTAATGAAGCTTTTGCAGCTCAAAGTATAGCAGTAGCTAGAGATTTAGGATTTAATATGGATATAGTAAATGTAAATGGTGGAGCAATAGCTCTTGGACACCCAATTGGATGTTCAGGTGCAAGAATACTTGTAAGTTTATTGTATGAAATGGAAAAAAGAAATGCAAAAAAAGGTCTTGCTACACTTTGTATAGGTGGGGGAATGGGTACATCTCTTATAGTAGAAAGGTAG
- a CDS encoding ATP synthase subunit I, which translates to MNKHHEVYNMIKKIRYLDIVVLVALSILSYSINKKYVGICILGFMVSAISFYSNSLITTYAFEKKLDNSNLIIILSYYLRIFLITIIGIIIFTYNKFNIIAYILGYTFRFFSLILYALILKK; encoded by the coding sequence ATGAACAAACACCATGAAGTTTATAATATGATTAAAAAGATAAGGTATTTAGATATTGTTGTTTTGGTTGCATTATCTATTTTATCATATAGTATAAACAAAAAATATGTTGGAATTTGTATTTTAGGCTTTATGGTATCGGCAATTAGTTTTTATTCTAATTCTTTGATAACAACGTATGCTTTTGAAAAAAAGTTAGATAATAGTAATCTTATAATTATTTTAAGTTATTATTTAAGAATATTTCTAATAACTATTATAGGAATTATAATATTTACATACAATAAATTTAACATAATAGCTTATATATTAGGTTACACATTTCGTTTTTTCTCCTTAATTCTTTATGCTTTAATTTTAAAGAAATAA
- a CDS encoding F0F1 ATP synthase subunit A: protein MEEGKVFYLNLSKYKIAISNVVVIQWVIILITLLVCIMVTRKLKKIPGKRQTVVEMFVEGIKNVVKNIMGEGAIVFAPYVGTLVIFLLLMNLAGLVGIEPPTKDFSVTCGVAAISFVVIQAYAIKKQGLIGYFKGYANPIWVLFPINIMERIMLPVSLSLRLFGNITAAVVIMDLVYKGLSHLPFGIAQLGLPIPLHFYFDVFDGGLQMIIFTMLTMINIKIIAEH, encoded by the coding sequence ATGGAGGAAGGTAAAGTTTTTTACTTGAATCTGTCAAAGTACAAGATTGCTATTTCAAATGTAGTAGTTATTCAATGGGTCATAATACTAATAACTTTGTTAGTCTGCATAATGGTAACTAGAAAGTTAAAGAAGATACCTGGTAAAAGGCAAACAGTAGTAGAAATGTTTGTTGAAGGTATTAAAAATGTAGTAAAAAATATTATGGGAGAAGGTGCTATAGTATTTGCACCATATGTAGGCACATTAGTTATATTTTTGCTATTGATGAATTTAGCTGGATTAGTGGGAATAGAGCCCCCAACAAAAGATTTTAGTGTAACTTGTGGAGTCGCAGCTATAAGTTTTGTAGTAATACAAGCTTATGCAATTAAAAAACAAGGCTTAATTGGTTATTTTAAAGGATATGCAAATCCAATATGGGTATTATTCCCAATAAATATAATGGAAAGAATAATGCTCCCTGTATCATTGAGTCTTAGATTGTTTGGAAATATAACAGCAGCTGTAGTTATAATGGACTTAGTTTATAAGGGACTTTCTCATCTACCATTTGGAATTGCTCAGCTGGGATTACCTATTCCACTACATTTTTACTTTGATGTTTTCGATGGTGGGTTACAGATGATTATATTTACTATGCTTACAATGATAAATATAAAAATAATAGCAGAACACTAA
- the atpE gene encoding ATP synthase F0 subunit C, whose translation MISSQAFVAGMCAIGAGLASIACIGGGIGTGNATAKAVEGVSRQPEASGKILSTMIIGSALSEATAIYGFLIAILLVLKIGNIG comes from the coding sequence ATGATAAGTTCACAAGCGTTTGTAGCAGGAATGTGCGCAATAGGAGCTGGATTAGCATCAATTGCATGTATAGGTGGAGGTATTGGAACAGGTAACGCTACAGCTAAAGCTGTAGAGGGTGTTTCAAGACAACCAGAAGCTAGCGGGAAAATATTAAGTACTATGATTATAGGTAGTGCGTTATCAGAAGCAACAGCAATTTATGGTTTCTTAATAGCTATCTTATTAGTATTAAAAATAGGAAATATAGGTTAA
- a CDS encoding F0F1 ATP synthase subunit B, translated as MEFTISTFVWTIINFLVLLGILSYFLFKPVNLVIDRRNSEIENDINQAKTDKEKAEELRIANQKEYKAAKKEGKTIVENYKAKAENVSQEIISDAHKEAELIIQRAKKEIQREREKAEDEVKNKTIELALELSKKALEQSIDEKVHRELIDNFISKVGN; from the coding sequence ATGGAATTTACGATATCCACATTTGTTTGGACAATAATAAACTTCTTAGTGCTTTTAGGAATACTTTCATACTTCTTATTTAAACCAGTTAATCTAGTTATTGACCGAAGAAATAGTGAAATTGAAAATGATATAAATCAAGCTAAAACTGATAAAGAGAAGGCTGAAGAACTTAGAATCGCAAATCAAAAGGAATATAAGGCAGCTAAAAAAGAAGGAAAAACTATAGTCGAAAATTATAAAGCGAAGGCTGAAAATGTTTCTCAAGAAATTATTTCCGATGCCCATAAAGAAGCAGAGCTTATTATACAAAGAGCTAAAAAGGAAATACAAAGAGAAAGAGAAAAAGCAGAGGATGAAGTTAAAAATAAAACTATAGAATTAGCTTTAGAACTATCTAAAAAAGCTTTAGAACAATCTATAGATGAAAAAGTGCATAGAGAACTTATCGATAATTTTATTTCTAAGGTAGGAAATTAA
- a CDS encoding F0F1 ATP synthase subunit delta yields the protein MYEYLDRRYALALYEVAEENAKVEEYIQELKEIVDLINNNEELLKIVQHPEVTTSKKKKIFKEIFKGKIDDNLLAFLLILIEKERIMYLKEKVKEMEKIHLEKQNIIVAHIKSVVPLSKEQKNVLIEKLSKKYQKNIMLKEQLDKSLIGGLYVRIGDDVIDGTIKGKFQEIRKRVSKN from the coding sequence ATGTATGAATATTTAGATAGAAGATATGCCCTTGCTTTATATGAAGTTGCTGAGGAAAATGCAAAAGTTGAAGAATATATACAAGAATTAAAAGAGATTGTTGATTTAATTAACAATAATGAAGAACTTTTAAAGATAGTACAGCATCCAGAGGTAACAACATCTAAAAAGAAAAAAATATTTAAAGAAATATTTAAAGGAAAAATTGATGATAATTTATTAGCTTTTTTATTAATACTTATAGAAAAAGAAAGAATAATGTATTTAAAAGAAAAAGTTAAAGAAATGGAAAAAATACATTTAGAAAAACAAAATATCATAGTAGCTCATATTAAGAGTGTTGTTCCTTTAAGTAAAGAACAAAAAAATGTTTTAATAGAAAAATTGTCTAAGAAGTATCAAAAGAATATAATGCTAAAAGAACAATTGGATAAAAGTCTTATTGGTGGATTATATGTGAGAATAGGCGATGATGTTATTGATGGTACTATAAAAGGAAAGTTTCAAGAAATTAGAAAAAGAGTATCTAAGAATTAA
- the atpA gene encoding F0F1 ATP synthase subunit alpha, whose amino-acid sequence MNVKPEEITSIIRKQIESYEHKIQTVDSGTIIQIGDGIARVYGIEDCMEGELLEFPNNVYGMALNLEQDNVGCVLLGPEKGIKEGDVVKRTGRVVEVPVGEALVGRVVNALGQPLDGKGPIKCSQTRAIELEAPGVIDRQSVKEPLQTGIKAIDSMVPIGKGQRELIIGDRQIGKTAIAIDTIINQKGKNVKCIYVAIGQKQSTVAHIVNTLTEMGAMDYTIVVSSTASDSAPLQFLSPYSGCSMGEYFMHKGEDVLIIYDDLSKHAVAYRTMSLLLRRPPGREAYPGDVFYIHSRLLERAARLSDKLGGGSITALPIIETLAGDVTAYIPTNVISITDGQIFLESELFYAGQKPAVNAGISVSRVGGNAQIKAMKQVSGTLRLELAQYRELAAFAQFGSDLDNSSKERLEKGKRLVEILNQDQYNPMPVEKQIIILYASVNNYLSDIKVSDIRTFEKEFLEYVDTHFRELGPKILDKKELTEDIKTELNTAIQEFKKIFLA is encoded by the coding sequence ATGAACGTTAAACCTGAAGAAATTACTTCAATAATAAGAAAGCAAATAGAAAGTTATGAACACAAGATTCAGACTGTAGATTCAGGTACCATAATACAAATTGGTGATGGTATTGCAAGAGTTTACGGAATTGAAGATTGTATGGAAGGAGAACTTCTAGAATTCCCTAATAATGTATATGGTATGGCATTAAACTTAGAACAAGACAACGTTGGTTGTGTTCTTCTAGGACCAGAAAAAGGAATTAAAGAAGGAGATGTTGTAAAAAGAACAGGCAGGGTTGTTGAGGTTCCAGTAGGAGAAGCTTTAGTAGGTAGAGTTGTAAATGCATTAGGACAGCCACTTGATGGAAAAGGACCTATTAAATGTTCACAAACTAGAGCAATTGAACTTGAAGCTCCAGGAGTTATTGATAGACAATCAGTTAAAGAACCTCTTCAAACAGGTATAAAGGCTATAGATTCAATGGTTCCAATTGGTAAAGGACAAAGAGAACTTATAATTGGAGATAGACAGATAGGAAAGACTGCTATTGCAATCGATACTATAATAAACCAAAAGGGCAAAAATGTTAAATGTATATATGTAGCTATAGGACAGAAGCAATCTACTGTAGCGCATATAGTAAATACATTAACAGAAATGGGAGCTATGGATTACACAATAGTAGTTTCATCTACAGCTTCTGATTCAGCGCCACTTCAATTTTTATCACCTTATTCAGGATGTAGTATGGGAGAATACTTCATGCATAAAGGAGAAGATGTGCTTATAATTTATGATGATTTGTCTAAGCACGCAGTTGCTTATAGAACAATGTCATTACTACTTCGTAGACCACCAGGAAGAGAAGCGTATCCTGGAGATGTATTCTATATCCATTCTAGACTACTAGAAAGAGCTGCTAGACTTTCAGATAAGTTAGGTGGAGGTTCTATTACTGCATTGCCAATAATAGAAACACTTGCAGGAGACGTTACAGCATATATACCAACAAACGTAATATCAATTACAGATGGCCAAATATTCTTAGAATCAGAATTATTCTATGCAGGTCAAAAACCAGCAGTTAATGCAGGTATATCAGTATCACGTGTTGGTGGTAATGCTCAAATTAAGGCTATGAAACAAGTTTCAGGAACTTTAAGATTAGAGCTTGCACAATATAGAGAACTTGCTGCCTTTGCTCAATTTGGATCAGACCTTGATAATTCTTCTAAAGAAAGACTTGAAAAAGGTAAAAGATTAGTAGAAATATTAAATCAAGATCAATATAATCCTATGCCAGTGGAAAAACAAATAATAATTCTATATGCATCTGTTAATAATTATTTATCCGATATTAAGGTAAGTGATATTAGAACATTTGAAAAAGAATTTTTAGAATATGTAGATACTCACTTTAGAGAATTAGGACCAAAAATATTAGATAAAAAGGAATTAACAGAGGATATTAAGACAGAACTTAATACAGCTATCCAAGAATTTAAAAAAATATTTTTAGCATAG
- the atpG gene encoding ATP synthase F1 subunit gamma, producing MAGAGLIAIKRRIKSINNTKKITKAIGLVATSKLRKARQKLELNNTYYSSVSDIMDGILSDSNLEKGIYFNNNGNNKKLYIIITSDSGLCGGFNGNVISRTLQEISGDRENSLLITVGKKGRTYLKKYKIESIAEYVDVPEIPTLKEVKAILDKALMLYLNGEVGEINVVYTHFVSSVKQESKVKKLLPITSESNEKDINTFMEFEPDKSVVLEGISELYLKQTLLNLLLNSKTCEESSRMAAMDGATQNANDLLDKLNLKYNRIRQSSITQEISEIVGGAQAQK from the coding sequence ATGGCAGGCGCAGGGTTAATTGCTATAAAAAGAAGAATTAAATCCATAAATAACACTAAAAAGATAACAAAAGCTATAGGACTTGTTGCCACCTCTAAACTAAGAAAAGCTAGACAAAAATTAGAATTAAATAATACTTATTATAGTTCTGTTAGTGATATTATGGATGGAATATTATCAGATTCTAATTTGGAAAAAGGAATATATTTCAATAATAACGGAAATAATAAGAAATTATATATAATAATTACTTCGGATTCAGGTCTTTGTGGAGGATTTAATGGTAATGTAATTTCAAGGACTTTACAAGAAATATCAGGTGATAGAGAAAATAGTCTTCTTATTACTGTCGGAAAAAAAGGAAGAACTTATCTTAAAAAATATAAAATAGAATCTATTGCTGAATATGTGGATGTACCTGAAATTCCTACTTTAAAAGAAGTTAAGGCTATTTTAGATAAAGCTCTTATGCTTTATCTAAATGGTGAAGTGGGAGAGATAAATGTAGTGTATACTCATTTTGTTTCTTCTGTTAAACAGGAATCTAAGGTAAAAAAACTATTACCAATAACTTCAGAAAGTAATGAAAAGGATATAAATACTTTTATGGAATTTGAGCCAGATAAAAGTGTGGTTTTAGAAGGTATTTCAGAGTTATATTTAAAGCAAACTTTACTTAATTTATTATTGAATTCTAAGACTTGTGAAGAATCATCAAGAATGGCGGCTATGGATGGAGCTACTCAGAATGCAAATGATTTATTAGATAAGCTTAACCTAAAATATAATAGAATAAGACAAAGTAGTATAACTCAAGAAATATCAGAAATAGTAGGTGGAGCACAAGCTCAAAAGTAA